Proteins encoded together in one Roseibacterium elongatum DSM 19469 window:
- the pyrF gene encoding orotidine-5'-phosphate decarboxylase produces the protein MTDDRLIVALDVPNAHAGLELAGRIGDAVGFYKIGLGMLTGGGLALANELKQEHGKRIFLDMKLFDISATIEAAVRGLAQFDLDFLTVHGDPHVVRAAKQGAAGTGLKILGVTILTSLDRGDLDDGMMRPGDLREMVIERAARAFEAGADGVIASPQEAAPIRALPEAAGRLIVTPGVRPAGAALGDQKRVATPARAIADGADHIVIGRPIWQADDPAAAARAVLNDLP, from the coding sequence ATGACCGATGACCGCCTGATCGTCGCCCTCGACGTGCCGAATGCCCATGCGGGGCTGGAACTCGCGGGCCGCATCGGGGATGCGGTGGGCTTCTACAAGATCGGCCTCGGCATGCTGACCGGGGGCGGCCTCGCGCTGGCCAACGAGCTCAAACAAGAGCATGGCAAACGCATCTTCCTCGACATGAAGCTGTTCGATATCAGCGCCACGATCGAGGCCGCGGTGCGCGGCCTTGCCCAGTTCGATCTCGACTTTCTGACGGTGCATGGCGACCCGCATGTGGTGCGCGCCGCCAAGCAAGGCGCCGCCGGCACAGGGCTCAAGATCCTCGGCGTCACGATCCTGACCTCGCTCGACCGTGGCGATCTCGACGATGGCATGATGCGCCCCGGCGACCTGCGCGAAATGGTGATCGAACGCGCCGCCCGCGCCTTCGAGGCCGGGGCTGACGGCGTCATCGCTTCCCCGCAGGAGGCCGCGCCGATCCGCGCCCTGCCCGAGGCCGCCGGGCGCCTGATCGTCACCCCCGGTGTCCGCCCCGCCGGGGCCGCGCTCGGCGACCAGAAGCGCGTGGCAACGCCGGCCCGGGCCATCGCCGACGGGGCCGATCATATCGTCATCGGTCGCCCCATTTGGCAGGCCGACGATCCCGCCGCTGCCGCCCGCGCCGTGCTGAACGACCTGCCCTGA
- a CDS encoding NfeD family protein, with amino-acid sequence MVWAEWWVWGVAAIALAVGEVILPSFVLLGFAIGAGAVALILLVGGPLAVWLGASIPVMALVFAVISLLAWLGLRRWLGVYRGQVKTFDHDINRD; translated from the coding sequence ATGGTGTGGGCCGAGTGGTGGGTCTGGGGTGTCGCCGCCATCGCGCTGGCGGTGGGCGAGGTCATCCTGCCAAGTTTCGTCTTGTTGGGCTTTGCCATCGGGGCGGGGGCGGTGGCGCTGATCCTGCTGGTGGGCGGGCCGCTTGCGGTGTGGCTGGGCGCGTCGATCCCGGTCATGGCCCTTGTCTTTGCGGTGATTTCGCTGTTGGCATGGCTGGGGCTGCGCCGTTGGCTGGGCGTATATCGCGGGCAGGTGAAGACCTTTGACCACGATATCAACCGCGACTGA
- a CDS encoding SPFH domain-containing protein translates to MISELVGGNLFVLLLALFIILCVFLAIRIVPQSEQHVVERFGRLKAVLGPGINFIVPFLDKVAHKVSILERQLPNASQDAITADNVLVQVETSVFYRILEPEKTVYRIRDVDGAIATTVAGIVRAEIGKMELDEVQSNRSMLIATIKTSVEDAVDNWGIEVTRAEILDVNLDQATRDAMLQQLNAERERRAAVTRAEGQKRAVELQADGDLYAARQEAEARRVQADAEAYATGVVAEAIAKGGLEAVQYNVALEQVKGITRMAEGQGSQTIVVPADAVDAFGKAFQMLKGRGS, encoded by the coding sequence ATGATCTCTGAACTCGTGGGCGGGAACCTGTTCGTTCTGCTGCTGGCCCTTTTCATCATTCTGTGTGTTTTTCTTGCGATCCGCATCGTGCCGCAATCCGAACAGCATGTGGTCGAGCGGTTCGGCCGGCTGAAGGCGGTTTTGGGGCCGGGCATCAACTTCATCGTGCCATTCCTGGACAAGGTGGCGCACAAGGTGTCGATCCTGGAACGCCAGTTGCCCAATGCCAGCCAGGATGCGATCACCGCCGACAACGTGCTGGTGCAGGTCGAGACCAGCGTGTTCTACCGCATCCTCGAACCGGAAAAGACCGTCTACCGGATCCGCGACGTGGACGGGGCGATTGCCACCACGGTGGCCGGTATCGTGCGGGCCGAGATCGGCAAGATGGAACTGGACGAGGTGCAGTCGAACCGCTCGATGCTGATCGCTACGATCAAGACCAGCGTCGAGGATGCCGTCGACAACTGGGGGATCGAGGTGACGCGCGCCGAGATCCTGGATGTGAACCTGGACCAGGCGACGCGGGACGCGATGCTGCAGCAGTTGAACGCCGAGCGCGAGCGCCGCGCCGCGGTGACGCGGGCCGAAGGGCAGAAGCGGGCGGTCGAACTGCAGGCCGATGGCGACCTTTATGCCGCAAGGCAAGAGGCCGAGGCCCGCCGCGTGCAGGCCGATGCCGAGGCCTACGCCACCGGGGTCGTGGCCGAGGCCATCGCCAAGGGCGGGCTGGAGGCCGTGCAGTACAATGTCGCGCTGGAACAGGTGAAGGGCATCACCCGCATGGCCGAGGGGCAGGGATCGCAGACCATCGTGGTGCCCGCCGACGCCGTCGACGCCTTCGGCAAGGCGTTCCAGATGCTGAAAGGGCGTGGCTCGTGA
- a CDS encoding DNA polymerase IV: MPALCRDCLTTFDTGPRCPACRSPRVTAHRELFDLSIAHMDCDAFYASVEKRDNPDLRDKPVIIGGGKRGVVSTACYIARIKGVRSAMPMFKALQLCPEAVVVKGRMEVYSEVSRQIRQMMEDMTPAIEPLSLDEAFLDLTGTARLHGKPPAVLLANLVKRMQTELGITGSVGLSHNKFLAKLASDLDKPRGFSVIGRAETLDFLEPKPVGVIWGLGDAGQRALAEAGIRTIADLRRWERDALADRFGSQGLRLYDLARGADTRRVSRDRAVKSISNETTFSEDIADVSLLDGHIWRLSEKLSDRAKAKGLAGRTVTLKLKRSDFRLLTRRVGLPDGTQTADRIYRTARGLFDRMDHPKPYRLIGVGISDLMPADKADREGDLLDPQEAARRAAERATDQIRARFGAEAILKGRALR; the protein is encoded by the coding sequence ATGCCTGCCCTGTGCCGCGATTGCCTGACCACATTCGACACCGGCCCCCGGTGTCCGGCCTGTCGCAGCCCGCGCGTCACCGCCCACCGCGAACTGTTCGACCTGTCCATCGCGCATATGGATTGCGATGCCTTCTATGCCTCGGTCGAGAAACGCGACAATCCGGATCTGCGCGACAAGCCCGTCATCATCGGCGGCGGCAAACGCGGTGTGGTGTCCACCGCCTGCTACATCGCGCGGATCAAGGGCGTGCGTTCGGCCATGCCGATGTTCAAGGCGCTGCAACTCTGCCCCGAGGCCGTCGTCGTCAAGGGCCGGATGGAGGTCTATTCCGAGGTCAGCCGCCAGATCCGCCAGATGATGGAGGATATGACACCGGCCATCGAACCCCTGTCGCTGGACGAGGCATTTCTCGACCTGACCGGCACGGCGCGGCTCCATGGCAAACCCCCGGCGGTCCTGCTGGCCAATCTCGTCAAGCGCATGCAGACGGAACTGGGCATCACCGGCTCGGTCGGGCTCAGCCACAACAAGTTCCTGGCCAAACTGGCCTCGGATCTCGACAAGCCGCGCGGCTTTTCCGTGATCGGGCGCGCCGAAACGCTCGATTTTCTCGAACCCAAGCCCGTCGGCGTGATCTGGGGCCTTGGCGATGCGGGCCAGCGCGCCCTGGCCGAGGCCGGCATCCGCACCATCGCCGATCTGCGCCGGTGGGAGCGTGACGCGCTGGCAGACCGCTTCGGGTCACAGGGCCTGCGCCTCTATGACCTTGCGCGCGGCGCGGATACCCGCCGCGTGTCGCGCGACCGCGCGGTCAAAAGCATCTCGAACGAAACGACCTTTTCCGAGGACATCGCAGATGTCAGCCTGCTGGATGGCCATATCTGGCGCCTGTCCGAGAAACTGTCTGATCGCGCCAAGGCCAAGGGGCTGGCCGGGCGCACCGTCACGCTGAAACTCAAACGCAGCGATTTTCGCCTGCTGACGCGGCGCGTCGGCCTGCCTGACGGCACCCAGACGGCCGATCGCATCTATCGCACCGCGCGGGGCCTGTTCGACCGGATGGACCACCCAAAGCCATATCGCCTGATCGGTGTCGGCATCTCCGACCTGATGCCCGCGGACAAGGCCGACCGCGAGGGCGATCTGCTCGACCCGCAAGAGGCCGCCCGCCGCGCGGCGGAACGCGCCACCGACCAGATCCGCGCCCGCTTCGGTGCCGAGGCGATCCTCAAGGGGCGCGCGCTGCGCTGA
- a CDS encoding N-formylglutamate amidohydrolase — translation MHPPYRLFQPDMAVTPIIVASPHSGRHYPPAFLRASMLDELGIRSSEDAFMDELVAEAPRLGAPLLAAEYPRAYLDLNRSRDELDPAVIDGVKRIVQTPRITSGLGVIPRVVANGRAIYRGKLSLDEAEARLSAIWQPYHECLDTLMREAHARFGSAVVLDFHSMPHEALDGLARPGRRRPEVVLGDRFGASARPDLLDALEAGFTDAGLVVSRNAPFAGAYVTQRYGRPSRGWHAVQIEIDRALYMNERMVRPNGNFDAVKRMITGVLARVIGAEPARMPLAAE, via the coding sequence ATGCACCCGCCCTATCGCCTTTTTCAGCCCGACATGGCCGTGACGCCGATCATCGTGGCCTCGCCCCATTCGGGGCGGCATTATCCGCCGGCCTTCCTGCGCGCCTCGATGCTGGACGAGCTGGGGATCCGGTCGTCGGAAGATGCCTTCATGGACGAATTGGTGGCCGAGGCCCCCCGGCTTGGCGCACCGCTGCTGGCCGCCGAATATCCGCGTGCCTATCTGGATCTGAACCGCAGCCGCGACGAGTTGGACCCGGCCGTGATCGACGGGGTCAAGCGCATCGTGCAGACGCCGCGCATCACCTCGGGCCTGGGCGTGATCCCGCGGGTGGTGGCCAATGGCCGTGCGATCTATCGCGGCAAGCTGTCGCTGGACGAGGCCGAGGCCCGGTTGAGCGCGATCTGGCAGCCCTATCATGAATGCCTCGACACCCTGATGCGTGAGGCGCACGCGCGGTTCGGGTCGGCTGTCGTGCTGGATTTTCACTCGATGCCGCATGAGGCGCTGGACGGTCTGGCGCGGCCCGGTCGCCGGCGACCCGAGGTTGTTCTGGGCGATCGGTTCGGGGCGTCGGCCCGGCCCGATCTGCTGGATGCGCTGGAGGCCGGGTTCACCGATGCGGGCCTTGTGGTCAGCCGCAACGCGCCGTTTGCCGGGGCCTATGTCACGCAGCGCTACGGGCGTCCGTCGCGGGGCTGGCATGCCGTACAGATAGAGATCGACCGCGCCCTTTACATGAACGAACGCATGGTCCGCCCGAACGGAAATTTCGACGCGGTCAAGCGGATGATCACCGGCGTTCTGGCCCGCGTGATCGGGGCCGAACCCGCACGGATGCCGCTGGCGGCCGAATAG
- the ykgO gene encoding type B 50S ribosomal protein L36, whose product MKVKNSLRSLKQRHRDCRVVRRKGRVYVINKTQRRFKARQG is encoded by the coding sequence ATGAAGGTCAAGAACTCGCTCCGCTCGCTCAAGCAGCGCCACCGCGATTGCCGCGTCGTGCGCCGCAAGGGCCGGGTTTATGTGATCAACAAGACCCAGCGCCGGTTCAAGGCCCGCCAGGGCTGA
- a CDS encoding peptidoglycan-binding domain-containing protein, with protein sequence MRARPFALALLLSLPGPVAADTALLIASARYDNAQNLRETRVMSRLEGQLRGAGFDVISVGNGTAEELRAGLSRLLEAEEDTRVVIAATGHFATGGGETWLLGREANAPDLAEVSGVGLPLSILQQVAASAPGRALVLLGVEERRMPLGRGLNRGVGVLAPPQGVTVIRGATRELVDLMQDGVLRPGVDLAAALRRARGLQVAGFVSGAVPFLDDAPASDDRPPRPQPTPQPSPDETALWEAAQELDTPAAYRAYLQRYPDGAFADLARLRAEAPQPTPEEIAQAAEEALGLDRDGRRQVQRHLTILGYDTRGVDGIFGTGTRTAIRAWQGAQNVAVTGYLDAPQLAALRAQGRAREAALAEEERERRAAEERADRAFWQATGQGQTVEGLRRYLDRYPEGLFADEARSRLQSILQVDEDAAWRLTQQRDTVSAYRAYLQNFPNGRRADIARNRIDELESGLSAQDRARLEAQEAALNLQPVTRSLIEQRLQRLGLEPGRVDGRFDAQTRAAIRRYQRARGLRETGYLDQVLVVRLLAESIGGILR encoded by the coding sequence ATGCGTGCCCGACCTTTCGCCCTTGCCCTGTTGCTGAGCCTGCCGGGGCCGGTGGCCGCCGATACGGCGCTGCTGATCGCCAGTGCCCGTTACGACAACGCCCAGAACCTGCGCGAGACGCGGGTGATGTCGCGCCTGGAGGGTCAGTTGCGCGGGGCCGGGTTCGACGTCATCAGCGTGGGCAATGGCACCGCCGAGGAGTTGCGCGCGGGTCTGTCGCGCCTGCTCGAGGCCGAGGAAGACACGCGCGTGGTGATCGCCGCGACCGGGCATTTTGCGACCGGTGGCGGCGAGACTTGGCTTTTGGGGCGCGAGGCCAATGCCCCCGATTTGGCCGAGGTGTCTGGCGTGGGCCTGCCGCTGTCGATCCTGCAGCAGGTGGCGGCCTCGGCGCCCGGACGGGCCCTTGTGCTGTTGGGGGTCGAGGAACGCCGGATGCCCCTTGGCCGCGGTCTGAACAGGGGTGTCGGGGTCTTGGCCCCGCCGCAGGGGGTGACGGTGATCCGCGGCGCGACGCGCGAGCTGGTCGATCTGATGCAGGACGGTGTCCTGCGCCCCGGCGTGGACCTTGCCGCCGCATTGCGGCGCGCGCGCGGTTTGCAGGTCGCGGGGTTCGTTTCAGGCGCGGTCCCGTTCCTCGATGACGCGCCGGCCAGCGACGACCGCCCGCCGCGCCCGCAGCCCACGCCGCAGCCGTCCCCTGACGAGACCGCCCTATGGGAGGCCGCGCAGGAACTGGACACGCCGGCGGCCTACCGGGCCTATCTGCAACGCTATCCGGACGGGGCCTTTGCCGATCTGGCGCGTCTCAGGGCCGAAGCGCCCCAGCCGACCCCCGAAGAGATCGCGCAAGCCGCCGAAGAGGCCCTGGGCCTCGACCGGGACGGGCGGCGGCAGGTGCAGCGTCACCTGACGATCCTGGGATATGACACGCGCGGCGTGGACGGGATTTTCGGCACCGGCACGCGCACGGCCATTCGCGCGTGGCAAGGGGCGCAAAACGTGGCCGTCACCGGGTATCTCGATGCGCCGCAACTGGCCGCACTGCGCGCGCAGGGCCGGGCGCGCGAGGCCGCCCTGGCCGAGGAGGAGCGTGAACGCCGCGCGGCCGAGGAACGCGCCGATCGCGCCTTTTGGCAGGCCACGGGGCAGGGGCAGACCGTGGAGGGGTTGCGCCGCTATCTCGACCGTTATCCCGAGGGGCTTTTCGCCGACGAGGCCCGCAGTCGGTTGCAATCCATCCTGCAGGTTGACGAGGATGCGGCCTGGCGCCTGACGCAGCAGCGCGACACCGTGTCGGCCTATCGCGCCTATCTGCAGAATTTTCCGAATGGCCGGCGCGCCGATATCGCCCGCAATCGCATCGACGAGCTGGAAAGCGGCCTGAGCGCGCAGGACCGCGCGCGTCTCGAGGCGCAGGAAGCCGCGTTGAATCTGCAACCCGTGACACGCTCGCTGATCGAGCAGCGCCTGCAACGGCTTGGGCTGGAGCCCGGCCGGGTCGATGGCCGGTTCGATGCGCAGACGCGAGCCGCGATCCGGCGCTATCAGCGGGCGCGTGGGCTGCGGGAAACGGGATATCTCGATCAGGTGCTGGTCGTGCGCCTGCTGGCCGAGTCGATCGGGGGCATCCTGCGCTGA
- a CDS encoding phenylacetate--CoA ligase family protein translates to MLDQDQPHFDALETRSAEAREADIARDLPEQVARAQALPGYGDSFAGVDAGAITDRAVLAALPVLRKSELGRAQAAASPFGGFTTRPASGFAHIFQSPGPIYEPGDVSADWWRIGRFLHAVGIGAGDIVQNCFGYHLTPAGMIFESGARAVGAAVLPAGVGQTELQVRAAADVGSTAYAGTPDYLKVILDKADEMGVSLGITKAAVGGGALFPSLRQEYADRGIRCLQNYATADLGNIAYESPAMDGMIVDEGVIVEIVRPGTGDPVAEGEVGEVVVTTLNPDYPLIRFATGDLSAVLSGVSPCGRTNMRIKGWMGRADQTTKIKGMFVRPEQVAEFVARHPEVVRARVVATREGEMDAMTVQVEVEGTAPERYADSVVACLKLKGRVEVMAPGSLPNDGKVIDDQRSYD, encoded by the coding sequence ATGCTGGATCAAGACCAACCCCATTTCGACGCGCTCGAGACCCGCAGCGCCGAGGCCCGCGAGGCCGATATCGCCCGCGATCTGCCAGAGCAGGTGGCGCGCGCCCAGGCCCTGCCGGGATATGGCGACAGCTTTGCTGGTGTGGACGCGGGTGCGATCACCGACCGGGCGGTGCTGGCGGCTTTGCCGGTGCTGCGGAAATCGGAACTGGGCCGCGCGCAGGCTGCCGCCAGCCCTTTCGGCGGGTTCACGACGAGACCGGCCAGCGGGTTCGCCCATATCTTCCAGTCGCCGGGGCCGATCTACGAGCCCGGCGATGTCAGCGCCGACTGGTGGCGCATCGGGCGGTTCCTGCATGCGGTGGGTATCGGGGCCGGCGATATCGTGCAGAACTGTTTCGGGTATCACCTGACGCCGGCTGGCATGATCTTCGAATCCGGGGCGCGCGCCGTCGGGGCGGCCGTGCTGCCCGCGGGCGTCGGCCAGACGGAGTTGCAGGTGCGCGCGGCCGCCGATGTTGGATCGACCGCCTATGCGGGCACGCCCGATTACCTGAAGGTGATCCTGGACAAGGCCGACGAAATGGGCGTGAGCTTGGGCATCACCAAGGCCGCCGTGGGCGGCGGCGCGTTGTTCCCAAGCCTGCGCCAGGAATACGCGGATCGCGGCATTCGCTGTCTGCAGAACTATGCCACCGCCGATCTGGGCAATATCGCCTACGAGTCCCCCGCCATGGACGGCATGATCGTGGACGAGGGCGTGATCGTCGAGATCGTGCGCCCCGGCACGGGCGACCCGGTGGCCGAGGGCGAGGTGGGCGAAGTCGTGGTCACGACGTTGAACCCCGATTACCCGCTGATCCGCTTTGCGACCGGTGATCTGTCGGCCGTCCTGTCCGGGGTCAGCCCCTGCGGCCGCACCAACATGCGGATCAAGGGCTGGATGGGCCGGGCCGATCAGACCACCAAGATCAAGGGCATGTTCGTGCGCCCCGAACAGGTGGCCGAGTTCGTGGCCCGCCACCCCGAGGTGGTCCGCGCCCGCGTCGTGGCCACGCGAGAGGGCGAGATGGATGCGATGACCGTGCAGGTCGAGGTTGAGGGCACAGCGCCCGAGCGCTACGCCGACAGCGTCGTCGCCTGCCTGAAGCTGAAGGGCAGGGTCGAGGTCATGGCGCCGGGCAGCCTGCCGAACGACGGCAAGGTGATCGACGATCAGCGCAGCTACGACTGA
- a CDS encoding ABC transporter ATP-binding protein, with protein sequence MLDQPTEVHGDGHAPELAEAEDLLEVNNIEVIYNHVILVLKGVSLKVPKGGITALLGGNGAGKTTTLKAISNLLHSERGEVTKGSIQYRGEGVANLSPSDLVDRGVIQVMEGRHCFEHLTVEENLLTGAYTRKDGRGAVDADLDMVYEYFPRLKERRRSQAGYTSGGEQQMCAIGRALMSRPETILLDEPSMGLAPQLVEQIFGIVKRLNEEQGVTFLLAEQNTNVALRFAHYGYILESGRVVMDGPARDLRENPDVKEFYLGMSDEGRKSFRDVRSYRRRKRWLS encoded by the coding sequence ATGCTGGATCAGCCGACAGAAGTGCATGGCGACGGGCATGCGCCGGAACTGGCCGAGGCCGAGGACCTGCTGGAAGTCAACAATATCGAGGTGATCTACAATCACGTGATCCTTGTGCTGAAGGGGGTCAGCCTGAAGGTGCCCAAGGGCGGGATCACCGCCCTGTTGGGGGGCAACGGCGCTGGCAAGACCACGACGCTCAAGGCCATTTCCAACCTGCTGCATTCCGAACGCGGCGAGGTGACCAAGGGCAGCATCCAGTATCGCGGCGAAGGTGTCGCGAACCTGTCGCCCTCGGATCTGGTGGATCGCGGCGTGATCCAGGTGATGGAAGGCCGCCACTGTTTCGAACACCTGACGGTCGAGGAAAACCTGCTGACCGGCGCCTATACCCGCAAGGACGGGCGCGGCGCGGTCGATGCCGATCTCGACATGGTCTACGAGTATTTCCCGCGCCTGAAGGAACGCCGCCGCAGTCAGGCGGGCTATACCTCGGGCGGGGAACAGCAGATGTGCGCCATCGGGCGTGCCCTGATGAGCCGGCCCGAGACCATCCTGCTGGACGAGCCGTCGATGGGTCTGGCGCCGCAATTGGTGGAACAGATCTTTGGCATCGTGAAACGCCTGAACGAGGAACAGGGCGTGACCTTCCTGCTGGCCGAGCAGAACACGAATGTGGCGCTGCGCTTTGCCCATTACGGCTACATCCTGGAATCGGGACGTGTGGTGATGGACGGGCCGGCGCGGGACCTGAGGGAAAACCCCGACGTGAAGGAATTCTACCTCGGGATGAGTGACGAGGGGCGCAAGAGCTTTCGCGATGTCCGAAGCTACCGTCGCCGTAAGAGGTGGCTGAGCTGA
- a CDS encoding ABC transporter substrate-binding protein: protein MKTLMTMVAAGTMAASPALADLVFPDLSYRTGAYAAGGIPFSDGYQDYFTLLNERDDGIGGVMTRVIECETAYNTERGVECYESTKGEGALVYQPLSTGITYQLIPRATADGIPLHTMGYGRTSAANGEVFSHVFNYPANYWDAASVIINNLLEENDGDLSGQTITLLYHNSAYGREPIRTLEILSEQHGFELTQLAVDHPGQEQGNQWLSIRRERPDYVIMWGWGVMNQVAIQEAINIRYPMENFIGNWWAGADHDVEQAGEAAAGYRALNMNTLGDMPIFAEIQEHVIDAGLAAGDGTNLGNVLYTRGMYAAMLAAEAARTAQDIHGVADIDASMMRDGMEALEMTNTRMEELGMPMIGPEFSVSCADHGGSGMATLQQWNGSEWVTLTDFVAPDDSVITPLVMEDSAQYAEENNITLRCQDS, encoded by the coding sequence ATGAAGACACTGATGACGATGGTTGCCGCGGGCACCATGGCCGCAAGCCCGGCGCTGGCGGACCTGGTGTTCCCCGACCTCAGCTACCGGACCGGCGCCTATGCGGCGGGCGGTATCCCGTTCTCGGACGGCTACCAGGATTATTTCACCCTGCTCAACGAACGTGACGACGGCATCGGCGGCGTGATGACTCGCGTGATCGAATGCGAAACCGCCTATAACACCGAGCGCGGCGTGGAATGCTACGAATCGACCAAGGGCGAGGGCGCGCTTGTCTATCAGCCGCTGTCGACCGGCATCACCTACCAGCTGATCCCGCGCGCCACCGCCGATGGCATCCCGCTGCACACGATGGGCTATGGCCGCACCTCGGCCGCGAACGGCGAGGTGTTCAGCCACGTGTTCAACTACCCCGCGAACTACTGGGACGCGGCGTCGGTGATCATCAACAACCTGCTCGAGGAAAACGACGGCGATCTGAGCGGCCAGACCATCACGCTGCTCTACCACAACTCGGCCTATGGCCGTGAGCCGATCCGCACGCTCGAGATCCTGTCGGAACAGCATGGGTTCGAACTGACCCAGCTGGCCGTGGACCACCCCGGTCAGGAGCAGGGCAACCAGTGGCTGTCGATCCGCCGCGAGCGCCCGGACTACGTCATCATGTGGGGCTGGGGCGTGATGAACCAGGTCGCCATCCAGGAAGCCATCAACATCCGGTACCCGATGGAGAACTTCATCGGCAACTGGTGGGCCGGTGCGGACCACGATGTCGAACAGGCCGGCGAAGCGGCGGCCGGCTATCGCGCGCTGAACATGAACACGCTGGGTGACATGCCGATCTTCGCCGAGATCCAGGAACACGTGATTGACGCGGGGCTTGCCGCCGGTGACGGCACCAACCTGGGCAACGTGCTCTATACCCGTGGCATGTATGCCGCGATGCTGGCCGCCGAGGCCGCCCGCACCGCGCAGGACATCCACGGTGTCGCCGATATCGACGCGTCGATGATGCGCGACGGGATGGAAGCGCTGGAGATGACCAACACCCGCATGGAAGAGCTTGGCATGCCGATGATCGGCCCCGAGTTCTCGGTCAGCTGTGCCGATCACGGCGGGTCGGGCATGGCGACGCTGCAGCAGTGGAACGGCAGCGAGTGGGTCACCCTGACCGACTTCGTCGCGCCCGACGACAGCGTCATCACGCCGCTGGTGATGGAAGATTCGGCCCAATACGCCGAGGAAAACAACATCACGCTGCGCTGTCAGGACAGCTGA
- a CDS encoding branched-chain amino acid ABC transporter permease gives MFYREAGDFKTSYTADNQTFPIKFDRWGYYLALIVGLGVVPFLVNDYWANAILLPFLIYAIAAIGLNILTGYCGQVSLGTGGFMAVGAYTSYKLMTAFPWMDMVTVTLLSGVMTAIVGVMFGLPSLRIKGFYLAVATLAAQFFLVWVFNKVPWFYNYSASGQINAPERFMFGQPVTGPNAEAWVNYVFCFLFLFVLAWVARNLTRGSLGRQWMAIRDMDIAAEIIGVNPLRAKLSAFAVSSFYVGISGALLFTVYLGAVEVGEAYGIQKSFLVLFMIIIGGLGSMFGSFAGAAFMVLLPVVLKLLLVDTLGFDTAISAHFQFVIVGGLIMFFLIVEPHGLARLWALMKEKLRLWPFPH, from the coding sequence ATGTTCTACCGTGAAGCGGGCGATTTCAAGACGTCCTACACTGCCGACAACCAGACCTTCCCGATCAAGTTCGATCGCTGGGGATACTACCTGGCCCTGATCGTCGGTCTGGGCGTGGTGCCGTTCCTCGTGAACGACTACTGGGCCAACGCCATCCTGCTGCCGTTCCTGATCTATGCGATCGCGGCCATCGGCCTGAACATCCTGACGGGCTATTGCGGGCAGGTCTCGCTGGGCACCGGCGGGTTCATGGCGGTGGGGGCCTATACCTCGTACAAGCTGATGACGGCCTTTCCCTGGATGGACATGGTCACGGTCACGCTGTTGTCGGGGGTCATGACTGCCATCGTGGGCGTGATGTTCGGCCTGCCGTCTCTGCGCATCAAGGGATTCTACCTGGCGGTGGCGACGCTGGCCGCACAGTTCTTTCTGGTGTGGGTGTTCAACAAGGTGCCGTGGTTCTACAACTACTCGGCCTCGGGGCAGATCAACGCGCCCGAGCGGTTCATGTTCGGCCAGCCGGTGACCGGCCCCAACGCCGAGGCCTGGGTGAACTATGTCTTCTGCTTCCTGTTCCTGTTCGTGCTGGCCTGGGTGGCGCGGAACCTGACGCGCGGCAGCCTCGGGCGGCAGTGGATGGCGATCCGCGACATGGATATCGCGGCCGAAATCATCGGGGTGAACCCGCTCAGGGCGAAGCTGTCGGCCTTTGCGGTCAGTTCGTTCTATGTCGGGATCTCCGGCGCGTTGCTGTTCACTGTCTATCTCGGCGCGGTCGAGGTGGGCGAGGCCTACGGCATCCAGAAATCGTTCCTCGTGCTCTTCATGATCATCATCGGGGGGCTGGGGTCGATGTTCGGCAGTTTTGCCGGGGCGGCCTTCATGGTGCTGTTGCCGGTGGTTCTGAAGCTTTTGCTGGTGGACACGCTGGGCTTCGACACCGCGATCTCGGCGCATTTCCAGTTCGTGATCGTGGGCGGGTTGATCATGTTCTTCCTGATCGTCGAGCCGCACGGGCTGGCCCGTCTCTGGGCGCTGATGAAGGAAAAGCTGCGGCTTTGGCCCTTCCCGCACTGA